From a single Oceaniferula flava genomic region:
- the rsmB gene encoding 16S rRNA (cytosine(967)-C(5))-methyltransferase RsmB, producing the protein MPSQASNVRRAAVSALRAWAKGHTYMDSLIERHAGRNSLSRQDRALLQSIVYAVLRHRRLLDHWIGKLRRGKLDHETRDVLRVGLCQLLILRIADHAVVNETVNCAKTPVRGLINAVLRQAIVRRKRLMDEMDDLPPALQYSHPDWLYNRWRKAFGKQDAIALMQWDNQPAAVLCRVNELKEGARETVYSYEKSTPVDGLDGFYQVDGLPPGEWMKEGLIYIQDPATRHCVELLAPQPGERVLDACAAPGGKSTMIAVAMQNRGEILCTDSNEKRLPRLEENLANLGVTIAKSQAHDWTTPAPAEWHGQFDAILLDVPCSNTGVLRRRIDARWRLRLEDIEELTQIQEKILTHALPCLKPGGRIVYSTCSIDAEENRGLMDAFVAKHPEWKLDAEHQALPFRDDSDGAYAARLVRGSSI; encoded by the coding sequence ATGCCATCCCAAGCCAGTAACGTCCGTCGTGCCGCCGTCTCCGCCCTCCGCGCCTGGGCCAAGGGGCACACTTACATGGACTCATTGATCGAACGTCACGCCGGGCGCAACAGCCTGAGCCGACAAGACCGTGCGCTTTTACAATCGATCGTCTACGCCGTGCTCAGGCACCGTCGACTGCTCGACCACTGGATTGGAAAACTGCGCCGTGGCAAGCTCGATCACGAAACGCGCGACGTCCTCCGGGTCGGCCTCTGTCAGCTCTTGATCCTCCGCATCGCCGATCACGCGGTGGTGAATGAAACCGTCAACTGCGCCAAGACCCCGGTGCGCGGACTGATCAACGCCGTGCTGCGCCAGGCGATCGTCCGTCGCAAACGCCTGATGGATGAAATGGACGACCTCCCACCTGCCCTGCAGTATTCCCATCCGGACTGGCTGTATAACCGCTGGCGCAAAGCCTTCGGCAAACAAGATGCCATCGCCCTGATGCAGTGGGACAACCAACCGGCCGCGGTGCTTTGTCGGGTCAACGAACTCAAAGAAGGCGCGCGTGAAACGGTCTACAGCTATGAAAAATCCACTCCGGTGGACGGACTGGACGGCTTTTATCAGGTTGACGGTCTGCCTCCCGGCGAGTGGATGAAGGAAGGCCTGATCTACATTCAAGACCCCGCTACCCGGCACTGCGTGGAACTCCTAGCCCCGCAGCCTGGCGAGCGCGTTCTCGACGCCTGCGCCGCCCCCGGCGGAAAAAGCACCATGATCGCTGTGGCAATGCAGAATCGTGGCGAAATCCTCTGCACCGACAGCAATGAAAAGCGCCTGCCCCGACTGGAAGAGAACCTGGCCAATCTGGGAGTCACCATTGCCAAGTCCCAGGCACACGACTGGACCACGCCAGCTCCCGCCGAGTGGCACGGTCAGTTTGACGCTATCTTGCTCGACGTCCCCTGCTCCAACACCGGCGTGCTGCGCCGCAGGATTGACGCCCGCTGGAGACTGCGCTTGGAAGACATCGAAGAACTCACCCAGATTCAGGAAAAAATCCTCACCCACGCGCTGCCCTGTTTGAAACCGGGGGGACGGATCGTTTACTCGACCTGCTCGATCGACGCCGAAGAGAACCGCGGACTCATGGATGCCTTTGTGGCGAAGCACCCCGAGTGGAAACTCGATGCCGAGCACCAGGCGCTGCCCTTCCGCGATGACAGCGATGGTGCCTACGCTGCCCGTCTGGTGCGTGGATCCAGCATCTGA
- a CDS encoding COX15/CtaA family protein: MFQKVAAAACAALIVLIFVGAIVRASGAGMGCPDWPTCWGCLIPPTNADQIDPAKLDIEKYRIKAAAHGIDPETITKESIIANYNPLHTWIEYINRLTSMPLSLLTLATFIMALTRKRHIRSVVIMSTIALLLLGINGWMGARIVYSGLKPGIITIHMALAIAMLCVLVFVAWRGCDSPWRLAGSSCRGGLNKLAWFLFVLVLTEGVLGSQIREKTDELKKSHAAAPRSEWVGELEHSATYLIHRSASWVILIVAVVFFLKATAARTGASWLEKVILGAVLCQMVLGLILAQVGILPFAQVLHIGLSSILVSALFLWLLASSRMDLRPWNG, from the coding sequence ATGTTTCAAAAAGTGGCCGCCGCGGCCTGTGCGGCCCTGATCGTTCTTATTTTTGTTGGAGCCATCGTGCGTGCCTCGGGGGCAGGCATGGGCTGCCCGGATTGGCCGACCTGTTGGGGCTGTCTGATTCCGCCGACCAATGCCGATCAGATCGACCCGGCCAAGCTGGATATTGAAAAATACCGCATCAAGGCGGCGGCTCATGGCATTGATCCGGAGACGATCACCAAGGAGTCGATCATTGCAAACTACAATCCGCTGCACACCTGGATTGAATACATCAATCGCCTAACTTCCATGCCGCTGAGTCTGTTGACCCTGGCCACCTTCATCATGGCCCTGACGCGGAAAAGACATATCCGCAGCGTGGTGATTATGTCCACGATCGCCTTGCTGCTCTTGGGCATCAATGGCTGGATGGGCGCCCGTATTGTCTACAGTGGGCTGAAACCGGGGATCATTACCATTCACATGGCCTTGGCGATTGCCATGCTCTGCGTGCTGGTCTTTGTCGCTTGGCGCGGTTGCGATTCTCCCTGGCGCCTCGCTGGATCAAGCTGTCGCGGCGGTTTGAATAAGCTCGCCTGGTTTCTCTTTGTGCTGGTGCTCACCGAAGGTGTGTTAGGCTCGCAGATCCGCGAGAAGACGGATGAGTTGAAAAAAAGCCACGCCGCAGCGCCTCGCTCGGAGTGGGTCGGGGAGCTGGAGCACAGCGCCACTTATCTGATTCACCGCAGTGCCTCCTGGGTCATCCTGATTGTGGCCGTGGTGTTTTTCCTCAAGGCGACGGCGGCTCGGACCGGAGCGTCATGGCTGGAGAAGGTCATCCTCGGAGCGGTCCTCTGCCAGATGGTTCTCGGCCTGATTCTCGCTCAGGTGGGGATTTTACCCTTTGCCCAGGTTCTGCACATCGGGCTTTCCTCGATCTTGGTCAGCGCCTTGTTCCTCTGGCTGCTGGCCTCCAGTCGTATGGACCTCCGTCCTTGGAACGGCTAA
- the ald gene encoding alanine dehydrogenase produces MIIGIPKEIKNQEHRVSMIPSSVAELVRRGHRVLVQKNAGAGASYPDELYQAVGAEMVDTAEGVFAEAELIVKVKEPQASEVAMLNEKHTLFTYLHLAADKELTESLAATGCTAIAYETVEINGRLPLLEPMSEIAGRMSAIVGSYHLAKHRGGRGTLLGGVPGVAPGRVVVIGGGTAGVNAARVATGIGADVSILEVDFDRMRFLDITMEGAHTVYSNEANLADLLPRVDLVIGAVLVPGAKAPKLITREMLKMMQPGSVLVDIAVDQGGCAETTRPTTHDDPTYVEEGVLHYCVANMPGAYARTATQALNNTTQRWTMMIAEMGVQAACESRKELLGGINCMKGHVTHAEVGHAHDIEVVDPTTLF; encoded by the coding sequence ATGATCATTGGCATTCCCAAAGAAATTAAAAATCAAGAGCACCGCGTCTCGATGATTCCCTCTTCCGTAGCTGAACTTGTGCGCCGGGGGCACCGGGTTCTGGTGCAGAAGAATGCCGGAGCTGGCGCAAGCTATCCGGACGAACTTTACCAAGCGGTGGGAGCTGAAATGGTGGACACCGCCGAGGGCGTGTTTGCTGAGGCAGAACTCATTGTTAAAGTAAAAGAACCTCAGGCCAGCGAAGTGGCTATGCTCAACGAAAAGCACACCCTCTTCACTTACCTGCACCTGGCGGCCGACAAGGAACTCACCGAGAGCCTGGCCGCGACCGGTTGCACGGCGATTGCTTACGAAACCGTTGAGATCAACGGCAGACTGCCACTTTTGGAGCCCATGAGTGAGATCGCAGGTCGCATGTCGGCCATCGTCGGTAGCTACCACCTGGCCAAACACCGTGGAGGACGCGGCACCCTGCTTGGCGGTGTGCCCGGCGTGGCTCCTGGTCGTGTCGTGGTGATTGGTGGCGGAACCGCCGGGGTCAATGCCGCGCGGGTTGCCACCGGCATCGGCGCAGACGTTTCTATTTTGGAAGTTGATTTCGATCGCATGAGATTCCTCGATATCACCATGGAAGGCGCCCACACCGTGTATTCCAACGAAGCTAACCTGGCCGACCTGTTACCGCGCGTCGACCTGGTGATTGGTGCCGTGCTTGTTCCCGGCGCCAAGGCACCGAAATTGATCACCCGTGAAATGCTGAAGATGATGCAGCCAGGCAGTGTCTTGGTGGACATCGCAGTGGACCAAGGTGGTTGTGCGGAAACAACCCGCCCCACCACCCACGACGACCCCACTTACGTGGAAGAAGGTGTGCTGCACTACTGCGTGGCCAACATGCCGGGTGCCTACGCCCGCACAGCCACCCAAGCACTCAACAACACCACCCAGCGCTGGACGATGATGATTGCTGAAATGGGCGTGCAAGCTGCCTGTGAATCACGCAAAGAACTACTCGGCGGCATCAACTGTATGAAAGGCCATGTCACTCATGCGGAAGTGGGCCATGCGCACGACATCGAAGTGGTCGATCCTACCACCCTCTTCTAA